TCACGCTGAAGAGCTTTTTGGTAGAATGGCTACGCTAGTAAAACCAGAACAAATAATTATATCAATTATGGCGGGGGTAACCATTGATACCATAAAAAAACTTACGGGACTAGAAAAAATAGTGAGAGCAATGCCAAATTTACCTGCACAAGTAGGTAAAGGCTTAACTTCTTATGTCACCTCTAAAAGCGTTTCTAGAATAGAACGCCTTACAGTTGAGAGTCTACTAGACTCCACAGGCAAATCCATTTTAGTAAGTAACGAGAAATTTATTGATGCTTCTACTGGGATATCAGGTAGTGGTCCTGCTTACGTATTTTACTTTATGCAAAGTATGACTGAAGCCGCTTTACAAATGGGGTTTTCAGAAAGTGTTTCTAAAGTGTTAGTAAGTCAGACTTTTACGGGTGCTGTTGAACTTTTTAATCAATCTTCGCTATCTGCAAATTCTTGGATGCAAAAAGTGGCTTCCAAAGGAGGTACAACAAGAGCTGCTTTAGATTCGATGGAAGATAATAATGTAAATGAATTGATAAAAGAAGCAGCATATGCCGCTTTTAATCGTGCCATTGAAATGGGAAAGGAAAATAAATAAAAATATGTATAAACAGAGAATAGTAATTAAGGTTGGTACAAATGTAATGACCAACAAGGATAATAGAATTGTGAGACCTGTATTACGAAGACTGGTTAGTCAAATTGCTGAACTGTATGAGCGTAATATTATTTGCGTTCTGGTATCATCAGGTTCCGTAATCGCGGGTAAAGAAATTTTAGGAAAATCAAAAATTAAGGATAAAACGCAACGGCGACAAGTATATTCCGCCATTGGTCAACCTAGAATGATGCGGTTGTACTATAATATTTTTCAAGATTATGGAATGAAGTGTGCACAGGTATTACCCACCAAGCGTGATTTTAACCCAGGTGTGCATCGTGAAAATATGATTAAATGTTGTGAAGGTTTGTTATCTGAAGGCGTTATACCAATTGCGAATGAAGATGACGCCGTTTCGGTAACAATGTCTATGTTTTCCGATAATGACGAATTGGCTAGTTTGGTGGCTCAATTATTAAATGCCGATAAGCTAATTATATTAACAGATATTGATGGCTTGTATAATGGACATCCTGATTCTGAAAAAAGTGAACTTATTGAAAATGTAGGTGTACAAGAAAATGTTAATAGATACATCAAAGAAAGTAATAAAGGGGAAGCCGAAGGTCGCGGTGGAATGGGCTCAAAACTCGATTATGCTCAAGAGGCGGCAGCAAATAATATACCCACGTATATCGCCAATGGTAAAAAAGATAATACCATCATTGATATCATTGATGGCAAAAATGTGGGTACTAAAGTGGCTAAAATTAAAACACTTCAACATTAATAAATTTAGAAAAATTATATACATGAAATTATTAGAAACAGATATAAAAAATAAGGTACTGAATTCAATGATGGTCATATTAGATGAAAATCGTGAAGATTTAATAGTAGCGAATAAAAAGGATTTAGAAGCTTTTCAAAAAGAAGATCAGGCAATGTATGATAGGTTGATTGTAAATTCTAAAAAAATTGATGGAATGATACAAGCTATCAAAGAAGTAGAAGCTCAAGAAGACCCTGTAAATCAGGTGATTTCAAATAATGTTCTAGAAAACGGATTAAAAATTGTAAATAAAACGGCACCGTTTGGTACGATTATGATTATCTATGAATCTCGGCCAGATGTAACTGTTGAAGCAAGTATACTTGCTTTTAAAGCAAATAGTAAAATTTTGCTAAAAGGTGGTAAAGAAGCCATACAGAGTAATACGGTATTAGTCAATTTTTGGCATAAAGCCTTAAAAGAGAGTAATTTACCTGCTGATTATGTTCAGTTGTTGAATATGGATAGAGTAGCCACTCAGAAATTTTTAAAAAATCCGACTGAGAAATTAGATCTAATTGTTCCCCGTGGTGGAGAAAAATTAATTGCCTTTGTTAAGGAACATGCTAAGTGCCCTGTACTTATTAGTGGGAGAGGTAATAATTTTTTATATGTTGATGAAAATGCCGATTGGCAAATGAGTCTAAAAGTAATACTTAATGCAAAAATGGATAAAATTTCTGCCTGCAACGCCCTAGATAAAATATTAATTAACAGGAAAATTAAAAATTACAATGAAAAATTGCACGAATTACAACGTGTTTTATCGGATAACAATATTGACATTCTAGTTGATGAGAAAATCAATGAAGTTTTAATTAATGAAACATTAATTCAGGAAGATGCAATTTGGTATGAAGAGTTTTTGTCTATGAAATGTTGTATTGGTGAAGTTGAAACACCGAAAGAAGCAATCTGTAAGATTAATAAATATTCAGGAGGTCATTCTGCATCAATTATTACAAGTAATGACAAAACTGCATTAGATTTTA
The nucleotide sequence above comes from Aureibaculum algae. Encoded proteins:
- a CDS encoding glutamate-5-semialdehyde dehydrogenase gives rise to the protein MKLLETDIKNKVLNSMMVILDENREDLIVANKKDLEAFQKEDQAMYDRLIVNSKKIDGMIQAIKEVEAQEDPVNQVISNNVLENGLKIVNKTAPFGTIMIIYESRPDVTVEASILAFKANSKILLKGGKEAIQSNTVLVNFWHKALKESNLPADYVQLLNMDRVATQKFLKNPTEKLDLIVPRGGEKLIAFVKEHAKCPVLISGRGNNFLYVDENADWQMSLKVILNAKMDKISACNALDKILINRKIKNYNEKLHELQRVLSDNNIDILVDEKINEVLINETLIQEDAIWYEEFLSMKCCIGEVETPKEAICKINKYSGGHSASIITSNDKTALDFMQQVDSAAVYQNASTRFTDGGKMGVGAELAISTDKLHHRGPLGLKQLVTNKYYMFGDGQIRE
- the proC gene encoding pyrroline-5-carboxylate reductase, with product MKVLVIGAGNMGLTYAEGMSKSKMLKKNQIMILDNSKEKLEELHQISHFDAYKNLEDCVPEADIIFIAVKPYHAEELFGRMATLVKPEQIIISIMAGVTIDTIKKLTGLEKIVRAMPNLPAQVGKGLTSYVTSKSVSRIERLTVESLLDSTGKSILVSNEKFIDASTGISGSGPAYVFYFMQSMTEAALQMGFSESVSKVLVSQTFTGAVELFNQSSLSANSWMQKVASKGGTTRAALDSMEDNNVNELIKEAAYAAFNRAIEMGKENK
- the proB gene encoding glutamate 5-kinase, giving the protein MYKQRIVIKVGTNVMTNKDNRIVRPVLRRLVSQIAELYERNIICVLVSSGSVIAGKEILGKSKIKDKTQRRQVYSAIGQPRMMRLYYNIFQDYGMKCAQVLPTKRDFNPGVHRENMIKCCEGLLSEGVIPIANEDDAVSVTMSMFSDNDELASLVAQLLNADKLIILTDIDGLYNGHPDSEKSELIENVGVQENVNRYIKESNKGEAEGRGGMGSKLDYAQEAAANNIPTYIANGKKDNTIIDIIDGKNVGTKVAKIKTLQH